The Pyrus communis chromosome 12, drPyrComm1.1, whole genome shotgun sequence genomic sequence GAAATGCAAGTAACTGGCTACTTTTAGTAACATTGTCAAGTGATGGGACACAACGTAAGTTTTCCATTCTCTCTGAGTCTCTACTAAAACAACCATTTCTCTCCACAGCAGCTTTGAGTTCTTGGGGAGACATGTAATACAAAGGTAGATTAAAAGAAGGGGATCTACTTTTTCTTCCCTAACTACTCTCTGCATAAAGGAAAAACACATAGAAGTCATTCCGTCGGATACATTATGGTGTTATATAATCAATCTTAGAGCAGGGGGTCATTTTCTTACCTTCCTAGCGAAGTCCATGGGGCAAAACCTGAGAAGTTGATGAGCCTGGTTTCACGAAGAAAGTGTATGAGGGGCATCATTCGGGCGGCATGGAATGATAAGCAGCATCAATCCTCCATGCACAATCTCTTGTGCCCTGGCATGCAGGAAGCATTCCATGTCCTCAGCATGTTGAGCTTCATAAGCCCTTACGACTTCATCAGTGGAATTTGAATAAAAGATTTGTCCTTTGTTCCACACATGGCTGTTTCTGTACACTACCTCATTCGGCACTCTAGAAAGCCAGTGAAGGGCATAAGAAGAGTGAACAAAGTGAATGGAAGCATTGGGAAATATATGAACCTAGAAAGATCGGGTACGCCTGCAGCATAGTATTGCCGGCTCGGAGGGAGGGATTGGAAGAGCATGTTAAAATCATTTGGAGTGTGaccattaaagaaaattaatagaatACCATCAATTATATTTGGAGGCAAAGTTTTACAAACATCATTTAAACAAGAGCATCGATTTCTTCGTTCACAAGGCGAATCCAACAAATTTATAAGGCAAAGGAAGTTTAACTATAGCTTGACAAATACCAAACTTCATCGCATCAATTTGCCTTCCGCTTAAGAACGGCCAGAAAGTTAATTGCAGTTGAAGTCCCCGACGTAAGGATAGAGGGTTGGTCTTCAAGTTTCTTAAGGTACAAGTCAAAGAGCTCATCTAAGATTTCCTCTCCGAAATGCTGCTTGATAACTCCCTCAAAGGCAGCTCTCACATGTGATGCGAGTTGGGTTAAAGGGACAGTGCGAGGAATCGGCACTTGAGGTAATGTTTCCAACTTCtctaggttaaaatgttcatttcTTTCTACAGCAGCTTCCAGTTCTTGGGGAGTCATGGCGTACAGAGGTATGTTATATGCATCTACTTCCTCTTCACTCACTACTCCCTGCACACATAGCAGCGATAAAGGAAATGTCTTTCGCAATTGTACGCAGCGCAAGAATTGAAGtatcattttttgttgttgttgctggttAAGTTATATAAAAGTTATTTCATATGACAACACATATCATTGCTTACCTTTCTAGCCATGTCCATGAGGCAAGACCCTATAAGTTGAAAGGTCACATGTCCCATTGAATTCGAATGAAGGAGAGTATTGGGGTTGCCTGGAATGATGAGTACCATCAATCCTCCTTCTGCAATCTCTTGTGCCCTGGCATTTAGAAAGCACTCCATGTCCTCAGCATGTTGAGTTTCGTAAGCCTTTAAGACTTCATCAGTGGAATCTGAGTAATGGATTCGTCCTTTGTTCCATGCTGGACTATTTTTGTCCACTACCTCTTTTGGTACTCTAGAAAGCCACTGAAGGGCATAAGATGAGTGAAAAAAGTTAATAGAACCATTAGGAAATAGGCGGCCGTAGAAAGAACCAGGCACGCCTGCAGCATAGTATCGCCTGTTCTGCGGGAGGGAGTAGAAGAGCTTGTTAAAATCATTGAGAGTATGATCATTAAAGAAGACTTGAAATTCAGGGATTTCTGAGTTCAGCCCTTGGTTCTGATACTTTAGTTCAACAGCTTCGAGTATGTTTTCAACAGACAAAAAAGTATTTGGCCCGACCGAGCAACCCAAATCGGCAACGCGAAAGGTGATAGAAGATAACAACACGTCTGTGTCAAGCTTTTCGGCAACTGCCTTGCTTATAAGTTCTTTTGCAGAATCCACGGCTCCTTTCTGCAAAAGTGCAAAAACCCCCGTCAACATATTTATTAATCTATTTGCTACATGTTAATATAACCATACATAAAATGCGTCAATCTTAGTAAACATTGAGATGAAATCGTTATCGGAGTTGTTAATTGCTGCTTCGCAAGAGATCATCAAAATCTTCAGTAACAGAATGAGCTTTACAAAAGAACGGTTTTCGCAACTGGATGTTTAAACAAGAAAGTGAATCCACATTACCTGCAAAGTTGAGTTGTTGGCGTAGCTGTTGGGACCATCTCCACCGCTCATCGGATGTGCTTCAGGTTCAGAGAAGTTACTGGTTTCCTCCTCAGCTGCAGCCATGTCTCTCGGTTTCTTTCTCTGGGAGAGAGGGGTTTTATGTCAATATTGTATCTTGAGGggcatatatagagataatcaAAACACAGaaacaaatcaattaaaagCAACTTTAATAGTTAATGGTAATGAAGCAGTGTAAGACAAATTGGACGGCTAGCTTAATAAAATACAATGCAATTATATGTGAATCCAAAGGTTTTCAAACagatttaatatattttgcagGCTCGAGAGTATCTCGCTCCTGCAGCGAATTTTCAGTTACAAGGGGAATCCGACATTTCCATCTCGTCCTTCGAAGCCACTTGAGCTAAGTATCGTGAAATTCACACTTTGTTTTTGCTACagatttaatatattttgcagGCTAGAGAATATCTCTCTACCACAGCGAATTTTCGGTTATACAAGGGGAATCCGACATTTCCATCTCGTCCTTCCAAGCCACTTGAGCTAAGTATCGAGaaatttacattttgtttttgttaccGTTAGTTTTTTTCGTCTTACTTTTATACCTAGATTTTTTAGGTTCTCCCCTTGGAGGTGGGATATTAAAAGGAAAACACGaaaggatgagagagagagcacCCATGACAACGTcttatttctttaatttatttgtttttattttgccAAAAAGacaatttaatttctttaacaAATACATAACTACAATTTTACATGTCAATTATTCAGTCGTGAACTAAACACTAAGCATAACAAAGAAactcaagaaaaattaaatgtaGCAACTTCACAAACACCAGAACACCGTAACGATCAATTTGCTTTGCGTTTAAGCACAGCAAGATAGATAATCGGCCTCCCTGACTCATACTCGAGGCGTTGCTCTTCGAATTTCTTGCAACACAAGTCGAAGAGCTCGTCTAAAATCTCATGGCCAAAGTGCTGCTTGATGAGCCCTTCTATGGCAGCTCTGATGTGAGATATGATTAGTTTGCTAATAGAGCCACTGCCTTGTGGAAATGGCAGATTTTCGATTCTCTCCACGCTGAAGCATCCGTTGCGTTCTACAGCAGCTTCCAATTCTTCCAGTGACATATAATATATCGGTACGTTGAACGAATCTACTTTCTCTTCACTAACCATGCCCTGCAGTAGGGAAAACTAGAATGTTAGTAAAGTTCAATTAAAGATATTTCATCTTCCAATTTTTCATCTATCACATATTAAATATGGGAGAATAATGTTTGAAGTCGCAACATATTTTCATTACCTTTCGAACCATCTCCGTAAGACAAGATTCTACTAGTTGATGGGTCCCGTTTCGCGCTGCACGAGGATGAGAGGTTTCGTGAGGGAGGCTAGGGAGGCCTGGAATGGTAAGTGCCATCAGTCCTCCATGCACAATCTCTTGTGCCCTGGCATGGAGGAAGCACTCCATGTCCTCGGCATGTTGAGCTTTGTAAGCCCTTACTACTTCCTCCGTGGAATTTAGGTAATGGATTCGTCCTTTATTCCAAGCAGGGGAGTTCTTGTCTGCAACCTCTTTCGGCACTCTAGACATCCAATGAATGGTAAAAGAAGAGTGGAAAAAGTGAATCGAAGCGTTAGGAAATAGGCGACCGTGGAAAGAACCAGGTACGCCCGCTGCACAGTACCGCCTGTTTGGTGGGAGGGAGCGGAATAGCATGTTAAAATCATTCGAGGTGTGATCATTGAAGAAGACTTGAAATCCGGCAGGGATTTGAGAACTCAGGCCTCGGCTTTGATACTTGAACTCTACAGCTTCAAGTATGTTTTCAACCGCGGAAAATGTATTAGGTCCGACAGAGCAACCAAGATCCGCAACGCGAAAGGTACTATTGGAAGATAACAAGATTTCTACGTCAAGCTTTTCGGCAATTGTCTTGCTTAGAATTTCTTTGCCAGCATCCACTAGTTGTCTCTGCAAAACCAGAGATTGTGAGACATGATTATATAGCAGTTACTTCGTTTTGGAACCATAATTTGTATAGAAAGACATCGAAAATTCATCAGaccacaaaattaacaaaagaagaACCTGGTAAGTGGAGTTCTTGGCATAGCTGTTGGGACCATCTCCACTTTTCATTGGAAATGCTTCAATTAGCTCCCTTGATGCAGCcatctctctatttctctccGTTTTCGTGCGGTTGGAGTAATGGCACATATTGTCCCCTCGGGGTtgttataaataataattatatctAGTACAGCTGCttgatattaaattaattaagacTAATTATCGTCATTTATGACAAATTTTTTCGTCGTTTTCCAGTTAGCTGTTTCTTTTTAAAGACAAGGACAGAAATCCATTCGATTCGATGAATTAAAGAGGAAGAATTTTTAccaatttttgcattttatacTGCCAGCATTGCACAATTGGAATTCATCCATTTTGTTTCATATTCTGTGCTGTCTGACTTTACCAGGTGGAATTTTAACTTATGGGCAACATCAAGGGAGAGGCAGACAACATAAACTACGTAATTTAACCATTGGGCAACTGCTAATTTACGAACATTACGCCGCCTTTGAGCATCAACCGCCTCTCAGCAGGCGGCATCTATTGCAAAATATGAGCCAAACATAAAAGATAAAACGACCGTACTGTTGGTTGTTATATGATTTTGACCAAAACTTCGACGCCTTGCCCATGCCGGAGGGAAGATCGAGACAGACAGCTGCCCGATGCGCATTCTAAGCAATATTTGCGCTTGAGAAGTTTGGGAAACGTGCTGAAAGAGAGTAGTCAAATCATTTGAAACATGGTCATTGGAGTATAAGTGGAATTCCGGTGGGGAAGTTTTGTAGCCTTCGATCTGAAATGTTTGAAATAGGGTTTCTATGATGTTGTTGACTGCGATGAAGGTGTTGGTTTAGGGTTTTCGAGTATCCCCTCAACCACCATTGCCTTTagatttttcaattatataACAATCTCAACAACTAGTTGTCATAATCCAACCTTCAACATGGAAGAGAAATTAACAATCCACCACCAACTTTTATTCCTTACAAGTTACAACGAAAGCAATAGAGCAACAACTAAGAACAGAACATATAACTGATCAACTGAATATGCACAACGTATCTTTATTTTCTCAATGTTTTCGCTTGAGAACGACAAATAATGTGGAAGCCAAATCATCAACACCAGCAGTGAGGACTCGACGCGGTTGTGCTTCGATTTTCTTTGTGAGAAGGCTTCCCATGCCAGCTCTAACCTCTCCTGTTGTACTATAAGAGGTGGACACCCGAGGTTGCTTTTCCAGTCTTGCAATCTCAAaactgttggaaattcaaatcaaaacaggttgTAAAATGTTGCTGctagctattgttgaaaatcaatgtcaaagttagacattgaaagttaggcaatgttaggtatggttgaataaaaattattaggtgcaattaatgtgttttgtgtggtaataaataatcttagtttaatcatttggtttgctataaatacccaagttctcaagcattgtaaatcatcccatccaaatcccacttccaattgtgaagaagcttgtaagctttcttattccaatagtttgtaaaccttttcatatatcaaagtccaagtgtttagccaaagcttgttgcttccctcctttctctatttctttctttgtccaattttatttgagagtgcaaagtgaaagaggtgtgatagagtttgtaaacttatcacccacatattttggtattgagttagtaaactgtcaaataccaacaattggtatcagagccagaataccattctggcaggtgcagcagttatggcgtccaacttagtgcaactccaagttcccacattgaagaaagaaaattatgaaagatggtgcatccaattcaaagcattgcttggatcacaggagctatgggaagttgtcagtagtgggtatgttgtacccactgccgagcaagaagccgtatatactgcggatcaaaggaacactctcaaggacttacgaaagaaggaccaaaaggcgctgtatcttctataccagggtttggaagattcaacgttcgagaaggttgcagaagcaacaacgagcaagcaagtatgggatacactcagtacaatctacaaaggagtagatcgagtcaagaaagtgaggttacaatcacttcgagcagattttgaaactgctcatatgaatgaaggggagagcatctccgactatcactcaaggctcattgtgatagtaaatcagatgaggagaaatggcgagagactcgatgaagtacgagttgtggagaagatactccggtcactcacatctaagtttgagcatgtggtgactgccattgaggaatccaaggatttggaggtgatgagcgcagaagagctactaggatccctcctagttcacgagcaacgcattcagaagaatgcaagccccacaacgctagagcaagctttggagtcaaagttgaatattgacaaaccaaataaaggtcgtgggcagtggaactcacgtcgtgggagctcatccaaccgtagccgaggacgagcccgaggaagaggtcgaggctatgcacaaaatcaaggtcagtctcaggagtggagatctactcgaggaaaggcgcatatccagtgtcacaactgtaagcaatatggacattatgccaatgaatgttcacataaaaatggtgagcatgtcaacatggcagaatcaagtggaaatactgatgaagaacttacagtcttactagcacaccatgattccagtagccaacaagatgtttggtatttggactctggtgcaagcaatcacatgtgtggaaagaaggagttttttgccgaactcaaaaaaggggcctatggatctgtaagtcttggtgactcctcaaagttgccagttgaaggcaaagggaagatcaagatcatccagaaggatggaagagaagaatacatctccgatacctactacataccaggtatgaagagcaacattctgagcattggtcaactgctccagaaagggtacattatacatatggagaacatgcttctcactctcaggaatgcaaggagaaagcttattgcacgtgttcgaatgtcaaagaaccggatgtttccgttgaatttgaacacaaagattggaagctgcaacatcggtgtaatggaagatgagtcatggaaatggcatcttcgatttggccatcttaatttcaatggcctaaagttgctgtcaagtggaggaatggttcgtggtctaccccagattgaagccacacgccaagtatgtgaaggttgtgtgcttggcaagcaagcacgactatcgttccctgttggtgatacatagagagcaaaggcaccactgcagttggtgcacacagatatatgtggtccattggatcccatgtcttatggaggtaataggtattttattaccttcattgatgatttcagtagaaagacttgggtctattttctcaaggagaagtcagctgccttaaaaattttcaaggagttcaaggcactcacagaggcagaaagtaaccacaagcttgtggctgtgagatcagatagaggtggagagtacacctccaatgctttccaagcatactgcaaggagcaaggaattaggcatcaacttactgctgcctataccccacagcaaaatgggatagccgaaagaaagaatcgaaccatccttgacatgacaaggtccatgcttaaggagaagaatttgccaaaagagttatgggcagaagctgtagcttgttcgatttatttgttgaatcgatgtccaacaaagagtgtcaagaggatgacaccacaagaggcttggagtggatacaagccgaatgttacacacctaagaatttttgggtgtgttgcatatgctcaagttccagaagccaagaggaggaaacttgatgatagaggtgagaagtgtgtgtttgtgggctatagtgaagagtccaaggcatacaagctctacaacccactaactggcaaactagtggttagtagagatgtcatcttcagtgaggaagagacatggacgtggaacaacaaagaagtcagtaaagagaagatcgtctccactgattttgaagaaccagaagttgtaccaccgattgagcaacaacctgctcaaacaatcacaacaactccaatgcacagaattgcaaggagtggtcctacatctagtgaggaaagcagctcctcaactccagtgaggttaaggagtctcacagagatttatggacaagaagaagaagaagaaaccaactttTTCTGCTTatatgcagaccacgagcctttctcattcaatgaagctgtggaagaagattgttggaagaaagccatggaagaagagatccatgccatcgagaagaatgacacttgggagctgacaaagctcccaccaaatcagaaggttattggtgtcaagtgggtttacaagatcaaacgcactgcagatgggagtgtggatcgatacaaatcaaggcttgtagcaaagggctacaaacagaagtatggagtggactatgatgaagtctatgctccaattgcgagacttgacacggtaagattgctaatctctcttgccgcacatcataaatggaaaatttatcaactagatgtcaagtcagccttccttaatggagtacttgaggaagaagtgtacgtggaacaaccggaaggcttccaagtacaaggagaagaagataaggtgtatcgtttgaagaaggctttgtacggcctcaagcaagcaccacgagcttggaactcaaggatcgacaactaccttcaccaaaatggatttcagaaatgtccatacgagcattcagtttacatgaagaatggtgaaaaaggggagttcttaattatttgtctctatgtagatgatttattgtttacaggaaacaatgaggcaatgttccatgagttcaagcaatccatgttcagtgaattcgagatgactgacaatggattaatgtcatactttcttggcatagaagtgaagcaagaaagtgatggtatctacatctctcaacaaaggtacatgagagacatattgaagaagttcaatatggacaagtgcaacactgtcaataccccagtcgcaactggattgaagctgtccaaaggaggagagggtgagtttgtaaactcaacagtgtacaaaagcctcgttggaagcctaaggtaccttacaatcacaagacctgatatagtttatggtgttggactcgtgagtcgatacatggaaacaccaagggagtctcattggctggccgccaagagaattttgaggtacataagaggtactctaaactatggtctattttataattttggtgaagatgcaaaattatttggttattcagatagtgattggggaggtgaccaagatgaaaggaaaagcacaactggctatgtgttttttctaggatcaacagctttctcatggacttcaaagaagcaatcaattgttgctttgtcatcatgtgaagccgagtatgttgctgtagcctcaaccgtgtgtgaggcaatttggttaagaaatctgttgaagtcagtgtgtcatccacaagtggaatcgactgtgattcatgtagataacgtgtctgcaatcaaacttgcaaagaatcctgttcaacatggaaggagcaagcacattgataccaggttccattttctaagggaccatgtgaagcaaaagacaattgaacttgtctactgtcacaccaaggaacaagtggcagacatcttcacaaagccattgccaattgaaacattccggctactgcgtgaaatgctaggaatgaaggcgttttgatttgcggaggtgtgttggaaattcaaatcaaaacaggttgTAAAATGTTGCTGctagctattgttgaaaatcaatgtcaaagttagacattgaaagttaggcaatgttaggtatggttgaataaaaattattaggtgcaattaatgtgttttgtgtggtaataaataatcttagtttaatcatttggtttgctataaatacccaagttctcaagcattgtaaatcatcccatccaaatcccacttccaattgtgaagaagcttgtaagctttcttattccaatagtttatagaccttttcatatatcaaagtccaagtgtttagccaaagcttgttgcttccctcctttctctatttctttctttgtccaattttatttgagagtgcaaagtgaaagaggtgtgatagagtttgtaaacttatcacccacatattttggtattgagttagtaaactgtcaaataccaacaaaaACACCCGTTTTCGTGTACTAGCTCGCTCAGCTCCTCCATTGATGGCCTGTACGTTGGATGGTTGAAAGTGTCCAGTTTGTCTTGGCTTATTAACCCCTGCAATGCTCATACAAATTTAAGTGTTAAGATTTCAGAAAGACGGGTCAACGGTCCACCACTAATTACACGATGAACATCTCAATTATTGACAGGCTTGATCATTTAGCATATAGAATTGACCTTTAGAACTTTTATTCTGGGTTTTAAGTATTTCATTTGACTCTAAGGCTAAAACCGAAGCGATTAACTAATCCAAGACTACGATCAATAAGAAGCACCAGTAAGCCTCTAGGAGCGAGCTCTTCCGCTCGAGCATCCAGAAAACACTTCATGTCTTTTGCATTCTGAACTGAATATGCGTGACCAACTTCAATAGGCGCATTCGAATAGTACATCCTTCCCTTGTTTAATATAGGCGAATTAAAGCCCCGCAatcttttaaaacattaaaatttgcCTCTATTGTAATTTTTCTCTGAAATTAGGTTATCTTCGTCTATTCAAGTTGAGAATACTAGCTATGAgacaaaaaaatgataaatttgaAAGACATTAGGAGTTAAAAACCAAACTGAAAGTTCATAAATGACAATGAGTAACCATCTGATGTAGGACAGATACATGTCACTtccaacaaagaaagaaaaataaaataaaatgtttcagattttgaaaaagaagaattaaagtTGGAAAATGTTGGATTCATTCAATATGGTGACATAAAAGGCAGCAACAAATATTATGATGTCAAAATTGGGACCGTGACGCGGTCATAGAAGTGGTGTTCAattctcctacaaaagtggcttgAGCCATCTTTTGCATAAACTTGTCAACAATAGCAGTTTACTAATAAATAGAGCTTTTTATTATTTGTCTTTTGGGGTTCCAAGGGCTTTATTATCTGTCTTCTAGTTTTCGTCTTAATTACCTAAGTCTTTTGAGATGCCCCAAGGGGttgtaatttgtttatttaaacC encodes the following:
- the LOC137711741 gene encoding loganic acid O-methyltransferase-like encodes the protein MAASRELIEAFPMKSGDGPNSYAKNSTYQRQLVDAGKEILSKTIAEKLDVEILLSSNSTFRVADLGCSVGPNTFSAVENILEAVEFKYQSRGLSSQIPAGFQVFFNDHTSNDFNMLFRSLPPNRRYCAAGVPGSFHGRLFPNASIHFFHSSFTIHWMSRVPKEVADKNSPAWNKGRIHYLNSTEEVVRAYKAQHAEDMECFLHARAQEIVHGGLMALTIPGLPSLPHETSHPRAARNGTHQLVESCLTEMVRKGMVSEEKVDSFNVPIYYMSLEELEAAVERNGCFSVERIENLPFPQGSGSISKLIISHIRAAIEGLIKQHFGHEILDELFDLCCKKFEEQRLEYESGRPIIYLAVLKRKAN
- the LOC137709778 gene encoding loganic acid O-methyltransferase-like, which translates into the protein MAAAEEETSNFSEPEAHPMSGGDGPNSYANNSTLQKGAVDSAKELISKAVAEKLDTDVLLSSITFRVADLGCSVGPNTFLSVENILEAVELKYQNQGLNSEIPEFQVFFNDHTLNDFNKLFYSLPQNRRYYAAGVPGSFYGRLFPNGSINFFHSSYALQWLSRVPKEVVDKNSPAWNKGRIHYSDSTDEVLKAYETQHAEDMECFLNARAQEIAEGGLMVLIIPGNPNTLLHSNSMGHVTFQLIGSCLMDMARKGVVSEEEVDAYNIPLYAMTPQELEAAVERNEHFNLEKLETLPQVPIPRTVPLTQLASHVRAAFEGVIKQHFGEEILDELFDLYLKKLEDQPSILTSGTSTAINFLAVLKRKAN